In the genome of Desulfovibrio sp. Huiquan2017, the window GATGGTGAAGATTGGAAGAGGCTAAGAAAATTTACGCTTACTAAACGATAAAAAACATCTTTACCGCCTAAATCAAATAGACTGTTCCGGCAATGGGAAACAAAATGGTGAACGCTCTTACCGAGAAAAGTCAGATAAACTAAAGCCACAAGAATCGAAAACGGCTCGACGCCCTGATTCTTTGAAATACCGCACCTATAGGCAATTGTACGCAGTTGCAAAGCCTTCATTACTCGGAATATCTCAAATTCTTTCCACAATGCCGCTTGTATTTCAGACTGCCATGATTTATTCTCAAGCATAGAAAAAGTCTCCTTGATGTAATTGTTATTGGAAAATCAAGATACCATCTATGTGAGACTTTTTCTATTGTTATCCTAGCTATAACAACAAGTTATCGCACTATATCAAGATGCGAAACTTGAGTATGTAACGGTGAGCATCAGTGAAAATTAAGCATTTTACATTTATTACAGGATTCATATGGCTGTTTCTTGTTTCCCTCTCTTTCTACTGGAACTACCAGCAGCTCAAGCAGGAGAGAGAGCTGACTGCGCTCTCCACAGCTAAAAGCTTTTTCAGCATGGTGGATATGATGCGCGACTGGAACTCTGGACACGTAGTATATGTTGCAGTGAACGACACCACAAAGCCAAACCCCTACATTAAAGACAACCAAAGAGACATCACCGCCGGAGACATGGAGCTGACAATGATGAATCCGGCATACATGACCAGAGAAATATCTGACATTTCATTTGCCAAAGAAGGAGTGAAATTCCACATAACCAGCCTGAACCTCATAAGAAAAGCAAACGGAGCAACTGAGCTGGAAGCGGAAGCTCTCAGAGAATTCGAAAAAGGCGTCCCCGAAAAAGGGATGTTCATCACAGAAGGGACCGACAAAGGCAAATATTTTTATATGGCCCCGCTTGTAACAGCAAAGTCGTGCCTGAAATGTCACATAGAGCAGGGGTACAAAGTCGGAGAGATCAGGGGAGGGATAAGCATCACCATGCCGTTTTCTATGAAAATTCCCTCTACACTTCTCACAGGACATATACTCATCGGGCTGATAGGGCTTGCGGGGCTTGTCACCTCCGGCAGAAAAGTCGAATCCGCATACGAAAAACTGCGCAGACAGGCAATGTTCGACTCGCTGACAGGGATTCCCAACAGGCAGTATTTCAACACATGCTTCGAACAGGAGCTTAGAAGGTGCAAAAGAGAGAAAGAGGACATCTCGGTTATCATGTGCGACATAGACAGCTTTAAAACGTATAACGACAGCTACGGACACATAAAAGGGGATGAGTGCCTTAAAACCGTCGCCCGCTCCATAGAAAACTCACTCAGCAGACCTGCGGATTTCTGTGCGCGTTTCGGCGGGGAAGAGTTCGTCATTATCCTGCCGAACACATCTTCTACAGGCGCAGAACATATGGCTGAAAAGATCAGAAAAACAATAGAAGGGCTTAATCTGGAACATTCCGGTTCGGAACACGGCGGGGTTGTCACAGCCAGCTTCGGGGTTACTACCGCCGAGGCAGGAAATTTTGATGTTGCACCGGAACATATCCTGAAAACAGCCGACACAGCACTTTATAACGCAAAAAAATCAGGTCGAAACCGGGTCAGCTTCACCCGGCACACTCCCGAAAACGTCTGAAGAGTAAATCTATTTTACAATAACAAACTCCCAAAACATATTTCAACCTAAATCGAGCGGATGGATCTCATTGAAGCCTTCCTCGTCAGAAATCGGGAGACGGTTGACTTCAAAGATTACACGAATGGGAACAGTTTGATCGCTGAACGAAAAAATGCTGCTCGTTTCGGTTGTAAAACCGGATTTTTCAGGAAGTTGGACGCACCTCTCCCGTTGCTGGACATGGAGCGGGGCGTTCTGATCAGGTCCAGACGAATTTTGGAGCGCTCAGGCAGCGCTCCCACAGTTCTTTGAAACGCAACGATTCCATGGCGATCGCCGTGACCTTGAGTACGGTTTTGCCAGCATGGGACACCACCTTGGCGGCAACGTCCACCAAGCGACGACGCAAGGTGGTTGGGAAGGACTTG includes:
- a CDS encoding diguanylate cyclase, producing the protein MKIKHFTFITGFIWLFLVSLSFYWNYQQLKQERELTALSTAKSFFSMVDMMRDWNSGHVVYVAVNDTTKPNPYIKDNQRDITAGDMELTMMNPAYMTREISDISFAKEGVKFHITSLNLIRKANGATELEAEALREFEKGVPEKGMFITEGTDKGKYFYMAPLVTAKSCLKCHIEQGYKVGEIRGGISITMPFSMKIPSTLLTGHILIGLIGLAGLVTSGRKVESAYEKLRRQAMFDSLTGIPNRQYFNTCFEQELRRCKREKEDISVIMCDIDSFKTYNDSYGHIKGDECLKTVARSIENSLSRPADFCARFGGEEFVIILPNTSSTGAEHMAEKIRKTIEGLNLEHSGSEHGGVVTASFGVTTAEAGNFDVAPEHILKTADTALYNAKKSGRNRVSFTRHTPENV